A genomic segment from Aegilops tauschii subsp. strangulata cultivar AL8/78 chromosome 1, Aet v6.0, whole genome shotgun sequence encodes:
- the LOC109756015 gene encoding probable phosphoribosylformylglycinamidine synthase, chloroplastic/mitochondrial, whose translation MASHAEMTGSNMLRLQSFPSNMGKQRSSFISTRHLPLRRPRVVRHCLDLRHLCRLPNQRAIVPNIRTMPALTAAVSRGVNSPLIEASVDDMELVSRIIHFYRKPLLQESEAKELLRKVQAKVSSNIIDIKTEQCFNVELEDSLSSAKLATLKWLLAETYEPDNLQTGSLLEEEVSMSPYSFLVEVGPRMTFSTAFSTNAVSICKALSLMEVTRLERSRRYLLCLQPGSDPLDESQLNSFAALVHDRMTECVYPSKLTSFRSDVVPEPVSVIPVMEKGREALEEINLKMGLAFDEQDIKYYTHLFRDDIKRNPTTVELFDIAQSNSEHSRHWFFNGKLEIDGETMPSTLFQLVKSPLKANPNNSIIGFKDNSSAIKGTLVNHLRPALPGSTSPLSLMMRELGILFTAETHNFPCAVAPYPGAETGAGGRIRDTHATGKGSFVVASTAGYCVGNLQIEESYAPWEDSSFSYPSNLASPLQILIDASDGASDYGNKFGEPLIQGFTRNFGSRLPNGERREWLKPIMFSGAIGQIDHAHISKGDPEVGMLVVKIGGPAYRIGMGGGAASSMVSGQNDAELDFNAVQRGDAEMAQKLYRVIRACAEIGEKNPIISIHDQGAGGNCNVVKEIIYPKGAEIDIRSIVVGDHTLSVLEIWGAEYQEQDALLVKPESRNLLQSLCERERVSMAVLGEIDGSGKIVLIDGAAVEHAKLSGLPPPLPVVDLELEKVLGDMPQKTFEFKRVSRSGEPLDIAPEVTLMDVLKRVLKLPSVCSKRFLTTKVDRCVTGLVAQQQTVGPLQLPLADVAVIAQTYTDLTGGACAIGEQPIKGLLNPEAMARLAVGEALTNLVWAKVTSLADVKASGNWMYAAKIDGEGADMYDAAVAMADCMIQLGIAIDGGKDSLSMAAQCDGELVKAPGNLVISAYVTCPDITLTVTPDVKLGKDGVLLHVDLAKGKRRLGCSALAQAFDQIGNDCPDIEDVPYLKKVFEVVQELLSERLISAGHDISDGGLIVTILEMAFAGNCGVNLNIESKDNDLLQTLFAEELGLVIEVHLDDLDLVKQKLNAAGVSADVIGQVTAAPEIELLVDGEVRLKERTSDLRDLWEETSFQLEELQRLKSCVKLEKEGLKSRTSPLWHLSFTPKFTDKKLLSASSKPKVAIIREEGSNSDREMSAAFHAAGFEPWDITMSDLLNQKADLMEFRGIAFVGGFSYADVLDSAKGWAASIRFNQPLIQQFQEFYNRPDTFSLGVCNGCQLMALLGWVPGPDIGGSLGAGGDMSQPRFTHNESGRFECRFISVAIGDSPSIMFKGMEGSTLGIWSAHGEGRAFFPDENVLSDVVKYNLAPLRYCDDANNVTEVYPFNPNGSPLGIAALCSPNGRHLALMPHPERSFMMWQYPWYPKEWQVEKSGPSPWLRMFQNAREWCS comes from the exons ATGGCATCTCATGCTGAAATGACGGGAAGCAATATGCTACGTCTTCAAAGCTTTCCTAGTAATATG GGAAAACAAAGGAGTAGTTTTATCTCCACAAGACACCTTCCCTTGAGAAGGCCACGAGTGGTTCGACATTGCCTGGACCTACGTCATCTTTGCCGTTTACCTAATCAAAGGGCTATTGTGCCAAATATCAGAACAATGCCTGCTCTCACTGCTGCAGTATCCAGGGGAGTTAATAGTCCATTGATAGAGGCATCTGTTGATGACATGGAATTAGTTTCAAGGATTATTCACTTTTATCGCAAACCACTTCTTCAAGAGAGTGAGGCCAAGGAGTTACTCAGGAAAGTGCAGGCAAAGGTTTCTTCTAATATTATTGATATAAAGACTGAGCAATGCTTTAATGTTGAGTTGGAGGATTCACTAAGTTCTGCGAAGCTTGCAACACTTAAGTGGCTCCTAGCAGAAACTTATGAACCTGACAACTTACAAACAGGGAGCCTTCTGGAGGAGGAGGTTTCTATGAGTCCTTATTCCTTCCTTGTTGAGGTTGGTCCCCGGATGACATTTTCGACAGCTTTCTCGACTAATGCTGTCTCAATTTGTAAAGCTCTATCTTTAATGGAAGTAACTCGGCTGGAGAGGTCTAGAAGATATCTTTTGTGCCTTCAGCCTGGTAGTGACCCACTTGATGAAAGCCAACTCAACAGCTTTGCTGCTCTGGTTCATGACAGGATGACAGAGTGTGTTTATCCTAGCAAGCTCACATCATTCCGGTCAGATGTAGTTCCAGAACCTGTCAGTGTTATACCAGTCATGGAAAAGGGAAGGGAAGCACTGGaggaaataaatcttaaaatggGGCTGGCTTTTGATGAACAAGATATCAAGTACTACACTCACCTCTTCAGAGATGACATCAAACGCAATCCAACTACCGTGGAACTTTTTGACATAGCGCAATCCAATAGTGAGCACAGCAGACATTGGTTTTTTAATGGAAAGCTTGAGATAGATGGAGAGACCATGCCAAGTACTTTGTTTCAGTTAGTAAAGAGTCCCTTAAAGGCTAACCCTAATAACTCTATTATTGGATTCAAGGATAACTCGAGCGCAATAAAAGGGACCCTTGTAAATCACCTACGTCCAGCACTACCAGGTTCCACTTCACCGTTATCCCTTATGATGCGTGAACTGGGCATTCTGTTCACAGCAGAAACCCATAATTTTCCATGTGCCGTGGCACCCTACCCAGGAGCTGAAACAGGTGCAGGTGGTCGTATAAGAGACACGCATGCCACTGGAAAAGGTTCATTTGTTGTTGCCTCAACTGCTGGTTATTGTGTTGGAAACCTTCAAATTGAAGAATCATACGCACCTTGGGAGGATTCATCCTTTTCATACCCATCAAACTTAGCTTCTCCATTGCAGATTCTTATTGATGCTAGCGACGGTGCTTCTGACTATGGGAACAAGTTTGGCGAGCCTTTAATTCAGGGATTTACAAGAAATTTTGGTTCTAGGTTGCCAAACGGGGAGCGCCGTGAATGGCTGAAGCCAATAATGTTCAGTGGAGCAATTGGGCAGATTGACCATGCACACATATCGAAAGGGGATCCAGAAGTTGGCATGCTAGTTGTGAAGATTGGTGGTCCAGCATACAGAATTGGTATGGGTGGTGGTGCTGCCTCAAGTATGGTTAGCGGACAGAATGATGCAGAGCTCGATTTTAATGCAGTTCAGCGGGGAGATGCTGAGATGGCACAGAAATTATATCGCGTGATCAGGGCATGTGCAGAAATAGGGGAGAAGAATCCAATCATCAGCATTCATGATCAGGGAGCTGGAGGAAACTGCAATGTTGTGAAAGAAATAATCTATCCTAAGGGTGCTGAAATTGACATCCGCTCAATTGTTGTTGGTGATCACACATTGTCTGTGTTGGAGATCTGGGGTGCTGAATACCAGGAACAAGATGCATTATTGGTGAAGCCTGAGAGTAGAAACCTGTTGCAGTCACTTTGTGAGAGAGAAAGAGTTTCAATGGCTGTCCTTGGTGAAATTGATGGTAGTGGAAAAATTGTTTTGATTGACGGTGCTGCTGTGGAGCATGCGAAGTTGAGTGGCCTTCCGCCACCActacctgttgttgatcttgagcTTGAAAAGGTTTTAGGAGATATGCCTCAGAAGACCTTTGAATTCAAGCGCGTTTCTCGATCGGGTGAGCCCTTAGACATAGCACCCGAGGTTACACTGATGGATGTTCTTAAGCGAGTATTGAAGCTTCCCTCTGTATGTTCAAAGCGTTTCTTGACCACTAAGGTTGACAGGTGTGTGACAGGTCTTGTTGCACAACAGCAGACGGTTGGCCCTCTCCAACTTCCACTTGCTGATGTTGCTGTAATTGCACAGACTTACACAGATCTTACAGGTGGTGCTTGTGCCATTGGAGAACAACCGATAAAGGGTTTACTTAATCCTGAGGCCATGGCAAGGCTTGCTGTTGGGGAGGCATTGACCAATCTGGTTTGGGCTAAAGTTACATCTCTTGCTGACGTCAAAGCAAGCGGCAATTGGATGTATGCTGCAAAGATTGATGGAGAGGGAGCAGATATGTATGATGCTGCTGTCGCAATGGCTGACTGCATGATTCAACTTGGTATTGCAATTGATGGAGGAAAGGATAGTCTTTCTATGGCAGCTCAATGTGATGGCGAGCTAGTCAAAGCTCCAGGAAATCTTGTTATCAGTGCTTATGTGACATGTCCTGATATAACCTTGACTGTTACTCCAGATGTAAAGCTTGGGAAGGATGGGGTTCTGTTGCATGTTGACCTGGCTAAAGGAAAGCGACGACTTGGTTGTTCTGCTCTCGCACAAGCATTTGATCAAATTGGAAATGACTGCCCAGACATAGAAGATGTCCCTTACTTGAAAAAGGTCTTTGAGGTTGTTCAAGAATTGCTCAGTGAACGTCTGATTTCTGCCGGTCATGACATTAGTGATGGTGGGCTTATTGTCACTATTCTTGAGATGGCATTTGCTGGTAACTGTGGTGTTAACCTCAACATAGAATCAAAAGATAATGACCTTCTTCAAACACTTTTTGCGGAAGAGCTTGGTCTTGTAATTGAAGTGCATTTGGATGACCTTGATCTAGTGAAGCAAAAACTTAATGCAGCAGGGGTTTCTGCTGATGTGATAGGACAAGTAACCGCAGCACCAGAAATAGAGCTACTTGTTGATGGTGAGGTGCGTTTGAAAGAAAGAACTTCAGACCTCAGAGATTTGTGGGAGGAAACAAGCTTTCAGCTTGAGGAGCTACAGCGGCTGAAATCTTGTGTCAAGCTTGAGAAAGAAGGCTTAAAAAGCCGAACATCCCCTTTATGGCATTTGTCTTTTACGCCCAAATTCACAGACAAGAAACTACTGTCTGCATCCTCGAAACCGAAGGTTGCCATCATTCGCGAAGAAGGGAGCAACAGTGATAGGGAAATGTCTGCTGCATTCCATGCTGCTGGTTTTGAACCGTGGGACATCACAATGTCGGATCTCTTGAACCAGAAGGCTGATCTAATGGAATTCCGTGGGATCGCATTTGTTGGTGGATTTAGCTATGCAGATGTTCTTGACTCAGCGAAAGGCTGGGCTGCATCTATCAGGTTCAACCAGCCCCTCATACAGCAGTTCCAGGAGTTCTACAATAGGCCAGACACATTCAGCCTTGGGGTGTGCAATGGGTGTCAGCTCATGGCTCTTCTTGGTTGGGTACCAGGACCCGATATTGGAGGCTCGCTTGGTGCAGGTGGAGACATGTCCCAGCCAAGGTTCACTCACAATGAATCTGGGCGTTTTGAATGTCGGTTTATCAGTGTGGCCATAGGGGATTCTCCTTCTATAATGTTCAAAGGTATGGAAGGCTCTACACTGGGCATTTGGAGTGCTCATGGTGAAGGTAGAGCCTTCTTCCCAGATGAAAATGTCTTGTCTGATGTTGTGAAATATAATCTGGCTCCTCTGAGGTACTGTGATGATGCTAATAACGTCACAGAGGTCTATCCTTTCAACCCTAATGGCTCTCCGCTTGGTATTGCGGCTCTTTGCTCCCCTAATGGAAGGCACCTTGCGCTGATGCCACATCCGGAGCGTTCCTTTATGATGTGGCAATACCCATGGTATCCCAAGGAGTGGCAGGTTGAGAAGAGTGGTCCCAGTCCTTGGTTGCGCATGTTCCAGAATGCAAGAGAATGGTGTTCATAG